A genomic segment from Vicia villosa cultivar HV-30 ecotype Madison, WI unplaced genomic scaffold, Vvil1.0 ctg.000339F_1_1, whole genome shotgun sequence encodes:
- the LOC131626981 gene encoding phytyl ester synthase 2, chloroplastic-like: MIMAGACFSPLFRRKQPFQALKLKSGSIRSITSARFAMSINSVGAMEEKQRRSGWKEYLEQAKVLIEADGGPPRWFSPLDCSSAPDNSPLMLFLPGIDGVGLGLVSHHRQLGRIFDLWCLHIPFADRTPFTDLVKLVETTVRLEYQRSPNRPIYLVGESLGGCLVLAVAARNPHIDLVLILANPATSFGRSQVQLLTSLLDALPATHFPALPNILSLSAGDILRTVFDNAVKRLPLLNAAREPLGDFNTFASSLPVLADILPKETFLWKLKMLKSPSAYADSRLYAIKAQTLILCSGKDQLLPSQQEGERLRQLLPNCELRKFDDSGHFLFLEGGLDLVTVVKGTSYYRRGMYHDYALDFIPPSRDEANKIVESYSLFNFITSSVMLSTLEDGNIVKGLAGIPSEGPVLLVGNHMLLALDKFSLISRFYIERDIIVRGMAHPFMFRRQKSGRLPEVSFFDWLRVMGIVPVTATNLFKLFSSKSHVVLFPGGVREAFHRKGEEYKLFWPEQSEFVRMAARFGAKIVPFGSVGEDDLGQIVIDYDDLMKIPYVRSEIENLKNEAVQLRVGVGGEVENQQVYPPGILPKVPGRFYFYFGKPIETEGRKQELKNKDKSQELYLEVKTEVERCIAYLKEKRESDPYRNVLTRSLYLTTNGPTSDIPTFEI; the protein is encoded by the exons ATGATTATGGCTGGAGCTTGTTTCTCCCCGCTCTTCCGCCGCAAGCAGCCGTTTCAGGCCTTGAAACTTAAGTCAGGCAGTATACGGAGCATAACCTCTGCTCGGTTTGCCATGTCAATCAACAGTGTTGGAGCAATGGAGGAGAAGCAGAGACGGAGCGGTTGGAAGGAATACTTGGAGCAAGCGAAAGTGTTGATAGAAGCAGACGGTGGACCTCCGCGGTGGTTTTCACCGTTAGACTGCAGTTCAGCGCCGGATAATTCTCCGCTGATGCTGTTCTTGCCAG GAATTGATGGCGTGGGATTGGGACTTGTTTCGCATCATCGCCAACTCGGAAg GATATTTGATTTGTGGTGCTTGCATATTCCATTTGCCGATCGAACACCATTTACAG ACCTTGTGAAATTAGTTGAGACAACAGTTAGGTTAGAGTATCAGCGTTCACCAAATAGGCCCATATATCTCGTCGGAGAATCTCTAGGAGGCTGCCTTGTACTGGCTGTTGCCGCTCGTAACCCTCATATTGATCTTGTACTAATTTTGGCAAATCCAG CTACTTCTTTCGGTAGGTCCCAGGTGCAACTTCTAACATCATTGTTGGACGCGTTGCCTGCCACACACTTTCCTGCTCTGCCTAACATTCTCAGTTTGAGTGCAG GAGACATTCTAAGGACAGTGTTCGATAACGCTGTGAAAAGACTTCCACTACTAAATGCAGCAAGAGAGCCACTAGGCGACTTTAATACTTTTGCATCATCTCTTCCT GTTCTTGCAGACATTTTACCAAAAGAAACATTTTTGTGGAAACTAAAGATGCTCAAGTCTCCGTCAGCATATGCTGATTCACGCCTATATGCTATCAAAGCTCAGACTCTGATACTTTGCAG TGGAAAGGACCAGTTACTACCTAGCCAGCAGGAAGGTGAAAGACTACGTCAGTTACTGCCTAACTGTGAACTCCGTAAATTTGATGACAGTGGCCATTTCCTATTCCTG GAAGGCGGCCTTGACCTAGTAACGGTAGTCAAGGGAACTTCTTACTACCGGCGTGGCATGTATCATGACTATGCTTTGGATTTCATACCGCCTTCACGAGATGAAGCCAATAAAATAGTAGAATCTTACAG TTTGTTTAACTTCATCACAAGCTCTGTAATGCTTTCAACTTTGGAGGATGGAAATATTGTAAAGGGCCTTGCTGGAATTCCTTCCGAGGGGCCTGTTTTGTTAGTTGGGAACCACATGCTGCTAGCATTGGACAAATTTTCCTTGATATCTCGTTTTTATATTGAACGAGACATCATTGTTCGAGGAATGGCACATCCCTTTATGTTTAGGAGACAGAAAAGTGGAAGACTGCCAGAAGTATCTTTTTTTGACTGGCTAAGAGTTATGGGTATTGTGCCTGTAACAGCAACTAACCTTTTCAAGCTTTTCTCTTCCAAGTCACATGTCGTATTATTTCCTGGAGGTGTTCGCGAGGCTTTTCATAGGAAG GGTGAAGAATACAAGTTATTCTGGCCTGAACAATCTGAGTTTGTCAGGATGGCTGCCAGATTTGGAGCCAAAATCGTACCTTTTGGTTCTGTTGGAGAAGATGATCTTGGTCAA ATTGTGATTGATTATGATGATTTGATGAAGATTCCTTACGTTAGGTCTGAAATAGAAAACCTTAAAAATGAGGCTGTGCAGTTGAG GGTTGGTGTTGGCGGTGAGGTGGAAAATCAACAAGTGTATCCACCTGGAATTTTGCCTAAAGTTCCGGGCCGGTTCTACTTTTATTTTGGAAAACCAATTGAAACAGAAG GAAGGAAACAGGAACTTAAGAACAAGGACAAGTCTCAAGAATTATATCTTGAAGTGAAAACTGAGGTAGAGAGATGCATTGCTTATTTGAAGGAAAAACGGGAAAGTGACCCCTATAGAAATGTATTGACTCGGTCATTATACCTAACTACAAACGGTCCTACATCCGacattccaacttttgaaatttga